One genomic window of Mus musculus strain C57BL/6J chromosome 4, GRCm38.p6 C57BL/6J includes the following:
- the Rcc1 gene encoding regulator of chromosome condensation isoform 2 (isoform 2 is encoded by transcript variant 2): MPPKRIAKRRSPPEDAIPKSKKVKVSHRSHNTEPGLVLTLGQGDVGQLGLGESVLERKKPALVPLLQDVVQAEAGGMHTVCLSQSGQVYSFGCNDEGALGRDTSVEGSEMVPGKVELQEKVVQVSAGDSHTAALTEDGRVFLWGSFRDNNGVIGLLEPMKKSMVPVQVQLDAPVVKVASGNDHLVMLTNDGDLYTLGCGEQGQLGRVPELFANRGGRQGLGRLLVPRCVLLKSRGTRGRVRFQDAFCGAYFTFAISREGHVYGFGLSNYHQLGTPGTGSCFIPQNLTSFKNSTKSWVGFSGGQHHTVCMDSEGKAYSLGRAEYGRLGLGEGAEEKSIPTLISRLPVVSSVACGASVGYAVSKDGRVFAWGMGTNYQLGTGQDEDAWSPVEMTGKQLENRVVLTVSSGGQHTVLLVKDQAQS, encoded by the exons ATGCCACCCAAGCGCATAGCTAAGAGAAGGTCACCCCCAGAAGATGCCATCCCCAAAAGCAAGAAGGTGAAAG TCTCACACAGGTCCCACAACACAGAACCAGGCTTGGTGCTGACACTGGGCCAGGGCGACGTGGGCCAGCTGGGGCTGGGTGAAAGTGTGCTGGAGAGGAAGAAGCCGGCCTTGGTGCCCCTTCTGCAGGATGTTGTGCAGGCTGAGGCCGGGGGCATGCATACTGTGTGTCTGAGCCAAAGTGGCCAG GTCTACTCCTTTGGCTGCAATGACGAGGGTGCCCTGGGAAGGGACACTTCAGTCGAAGGCTCAGAAATGGTCCCTGGGAAAGTGGAACTGCAAGAGAAAGTGGTGCAAGTGTCAGCGGGGGACAGTCACACAGCAGCCCTCACCGAAGACGGCCGTGTCTTCCTTTGGGGCTCTTTCCGG GACAATAATGGTGTGATCGGGTTGTTGGAGCCCATGAAGAAGAGCATGGTACCTGTTCAAGTGCAGCTGGATGCGCCCGTGGTAAAGGTGGCCTCGG GGAACGACCACTTGGTGATGCTCACGAACGATGGCGACCTCTACACCTTGGGTTGTGGGGAGCAAGGTCAGCTGGGCCGTGTACCTGAATTATTTGCCAACCGAGGTGGCCGTCAGGGCCTTG GGCGACTCCTGGTCCCCAGATGTGTGCTGCTGAAATCCAGGGGGACCCGGGGCCGTGTGCGGTTCCAGGATGCCTTCTGTGGCGCCTATTTCACTTTTGCCATCTCCCGAGAGGGCCACGTGTATGGCTTTGGCCTCTCCAACTATCACCAGCTCG GGACTCCAGGCACTGGATCTTGCTTCATTCCTCAAAACTTGACATCCTTCAAGAATTCCACCAAGTCCTGGGTAGGCTTCTCCGGTGGCCAGCATCACACAGTCTGCATGGATTCGGAAG GGAAGGCGTACAGCCTGGGCCGGGCTGAGTACGGGCGCCTGGGCCTTGGGGAGGGTGCTGAGGAGAAGAGCATACCCACCCTCATTTCCCGGCTGCCCGTGGTCTCCTCAGTGGCCTGTGGGGCTTCTGTGGGTTATGCTGTGTCCAAGGATG GTCGTGTTTTTGCCTGGGGCATGGGCACCAACTACCAGCTGGGCACCGGGCAGGATGAAGATGCCTGGAGTCCTGTGGAAATGACTGGCAAACAGCTGGAGAACCGTGTGGTGTTAACTGTGTCCAGTGGGGGCCAGCACACGGTCTTACTAGTTAAGGACCAGGCACAGAGCTGA
- the Rcc1 gene encoding regulator of chromosome condensation isoform 1 (isoform 1 is encoded by transcript variant 1), translated as MPPKRIAKRRSPPEDAIPKSKKVKDTRNRGPATRSCQVSHRSHNTEPGLVLTLGQGDVGQLGLGESVLERKKPALVPLLQDVVQAEAGGMHTVCLSQSGQVYSFGCNDEGALGRDTSVEGSEMVPGKVELQEKVVQVSAGDSHTAALTEDGRVFLWGSFRDNNGVIGLLEPMKKSMVPVQVQLDAPVVKVASGNDHLVMLTNDGDLYTLGCGEQGQLGRVPELFANRGGRQGLGRLLVPRCVLLKSRGTRGRVRFQDAFCGAYFTFAISREGHVYGFGLSNYHQLGTPGTGSCFIPQNLTSFKNSTKSWVGFSGGQHHTVCMDSEGKAYSLGRAEYGRLGLGEGAEEKSIPTLISRLPVVSSVACGASVGYAVSKDGRVFAWGMGTNYQLGTGQDEDAWSPVEMTGKQLENRVVLTVSSGGQHTVLLVKDQAQS; from the exons ATGCCACCCAAGCGCATAGCTAAGAGAAGGTCACCCCCAGAAGATGCCATCCCCAAAAGCAAGAAGGTGAAAG ACACTCGTAATCGCGGTCCTGCTACTCGCTCGTGCCAAG TCTCACACAGGTCCCACAACACAGAACCAGGCTTGGTGCTGACACTGGGCCAGGGCGACGTGGGCCAGCTGGGGCTGGGTGAAAGTGTGCTGGAGAGGAAGAAGCCGGCCTTGGTGCCCCTTCTGCAGGATGTTGTGCAGGCTGAGGCCGGGGGCATGCATACTGTGTGTCTGAGCCAAAGTGGCCAG GTCTACTCCTTTGGCTGCAATGACGAGGGTGCCCTGGGAAGGGACACTTCAGTCGAAGGCTCAGAAATGGTCCCTGGGAAAGTGGAACTGCAAGAGAAAGTGGTGCAAGTGTCAGCGGGGGACAGTCACACAGCAGCCCTCACCGAAGACGGCCGTGTCTTCCTTTGGGGCTCTTTCCGG GACAATAATGGTGTGATCGGGTTGTTGGAGCCCATGAAGAAGAGCATGGTACCTGTTCAAGTGCAGCTGGATGCGCCCGTGGTAAAGGTGGCCTCGG GGAACGACCACTTGGTGATGCTCACGAACGATGGCGACCTCTACACCTTGGGTTGTGGGGAGCAAGGTCAGCTGGGCCGTGTACCTGAATTATTTGCCAACCGAGGTGGCCGTCAGGGCCTTG GGCGACTCCTGGTCCCCAGATGTGTGCTGCTGAAATCCAGGGGGACCCGGGGCCGTGTGCGGTTCCAGGATGCCTTCTGTGGCGCCTATTTCACTTTTGCCATCTCCCGAGAGGGCCACGTGTATGGCTTTGGCCTCTCCAACTATCACCAGCTCG GGACTCCAGGCACTGGATCTTGCTTCATTCCTCAAAACTTGACATCCTTCAAGAATTCCACCAAGTCCTGGGTAGGCTTCTCCGGTGGCCAGCATCACACAGTCTGCATGGATTCGGAAG GGAAGGCGTACAGCCTGGGCCGGGCTGAGTACGGGCGCCTGGGCCTTGGGGAGGGTGCTGAGGAGAAGAGCATACCCACCCTCATTTCCCGGCTGCCCGTGGTCTCCTCAGTGGCCTGTGGGGCTTCTGTGGGTTATGCTGTGTCCAAGGATG GTCGTGTTTTTGCCTGGGGCATGGGCACCAACTACCAGCTGGGCACCGGGCAGGATGAAGATGCCTGGAGTCCTGTGGAAATGACTGGCAAACAGCTGGAGAACCGTGTGGTGTTAACTGTGTCCAGTGGGGGCCAGCACACGGTCTTACTAGTTAAGGACCAGGCACAGAGCTGA